A window from Candidatus Krumholzibacteriota bacterium encodes these proteins:
- a CDS encoding PDDEXK nuclease domain-containing protein, producing MKKKSKKSIESEGNLFSRVVTILEQARTNVIRTVNNEMVLAYWQIGREIVQSVQSGDKRAGYGKQVIKELSKELNKKYGKGFSTTNLWYFRQFYLVYSDREPRIRHKACGELNSGEKLHKACGVSNDLSMVVEKCEDIKGFSPLLSWSHYRTLSKVEQKNERLFYEIEAEKEGWSVPALQRQIDSFLFPRLLKSRDKDGVMELVEKGQLIKTPSDSIKDPYILDFLGLPDFKQIHESKLETAIIDNLQSFLLELGKGFAFVARQKRLQYEDEYFYIDLVFYNCILKCYLLIDLKIGKLTHQDIGQMDSYIRMYDDKYFTEGDNPSIGLILCAKKNETIARYSVLKDSKQLFASKYMLCLPTEEELQQELERERILIEKLQSEGKDDHE from the coding sequence ATGAAAAAAAAATCAAAGAAATCAATAGAATCTGAAGGTAACCTTTTTAGTCGTGTTGTAACTATTTTGGAGCAGGCGCGAACAAATGTTATTCGCACAGTTAATAACGAAATGGTGCTTGCATACTGGCAAATCGGACGAGAGATTGTCCAGTCAGTGCAGAGCGGTGATAAACGTGCTGGATATGGAAAGCAAGTTATTAAAGAGCTTTCTAAAGAGTTGAATAAAAAATACGGCAAGGGATTCTCTACAACAAATTTATGGTATTTTAGACAGTTCTATCTGGTGTATTCAGATCGGGAACCCAGGATTCGCCACAAGGCGTGTGGAGAATTGAATTCTGGAGAAAAACTCCACAAGGCTTGTGGAGTTTCAAATGATTTAAGTATGGTTGTTGAAAAATGCGAAGATATCAAAGGATTTTCCCCTCTCTTAAGCTGGTCGCATTATCGTACATTAAGTAAAGTTGAGCAAAAGAATGAACGCCTCTTTTACGAGATTGAGGCCGAAAAAGAAGGTTGGAGCGTTCCTGCCCTGCAACGCCAAATAGACTCCTTCCTTTTCCCTCGGCTTTTGAAAAGTAGGGATAAAGACGGAGTTATGGAGTTGGTAGAAAAAGGACAATTAATAAAAACTCCGAGTGACAGCATAAAAGATCCTTATATCCTTGATTTTCTTGGTCTGCCTGATTTTAAGCAAATACACGAATCAAAACTGGAAACTGCGATTATTGACAATCTACAATCATTCCTTCTGGAATTAGGTAAAGGATTTGCATTTGTTGCCCGGCAAAAACGTCTCCAGTACGAGGATGAATATTTCTATATTGATCTTGTTTTTTATAACTGCATTTTGAAGTGCTATCTTCTAATTGACCTGAAGATAGGTAAGTTGACACATCAGGATATCGGTCAGATGGACAGCTATATCCGGATGTACGATGATAAATATTTTACAGAGGGTGATAATCCATCAATAGGTCTTATTCTTTGCGCAAAGAAAAACGAAACCATCGCCCGCTATTCGGTACTAAAAGACAGCAAACAGCTCTTCGCATCCAAATATATGCTCTGTCTGCCTACAGAGGAAGAGCTGCAGCAGGAATTGGAGCGGGAACGGATACTAATTGAAAAGCTTCAATCCGAAGGAAAAGATGATCACGAATGA